The Papaver somniferum cultivar HN1 chromosome 3, ASM357369v1, whole genome shotgun sequence genome includes a region encoding these proteins:
- the LOC113356600 gene encoding probable pectin methylesterase CGR2, giving the protein MSRRPGNPARRFGESGGIPFASSLHQKSRSSPFLSVGLLVVGALLLIGYSYSGSGGFVADRDAVSKVEGGLSCTLEAQTAIPVLKKAYGDAMRKVLHVGPDSCSVISKLYKEEDVEAWGVEPYEIEDADASCKTLMRKGIVRVADIKFPLPYREKSFNLVIVSDALDYLSPKYLNRTLPDLARVSIDGLVIFSGVPGQQRAKVAELSRFGKPAKLRSTSWWIRYFVQTGLEENESAIKKFEQAALKKSYKPSCQVFHLSAYH; this is encoded by the exons ATGTCAAGAAGGCCAGGAAATCCTGCTCGGCGTTTTGGGGAGAGTGGAGGTATACCATTTGCAAGCTCATTGCATCAGAAATCTCGCTCTTCACCATTCCTCTCAGTTGGTCTGCTCGTTGTG GGCGCACTCCTTCTTATTGGTTATTCGTACAGTGGCTCAG GTGGATTTGTTGCTGATAGAGATGCTGTTAGCAAAGTTGAAG GTGGTCTTTCATGCACGTTGGAAGCTCAGACTGCGATACCTGTACTGAAGAAAGCATACGGTGATGCCATGCGTAAAGTTTTGCATGTAGGCCCCGATTCTTGTTCAGTGATCTCTAAATTATATAAagaagaggatgttgaagcatgGGGTGTGGAACCATATGAGATTGAGGATGCTGATGCTAGCTGCAAGACTCTTATGCGCAAGGGCATTGTCCGTGTTGCTGATATCAAGTTTCCTCTTCCTTACAGAGAAAAGTCATTTAATCTCGTTATCGTGTCTGATGCATTGGATTACTTGTCTCCTAAGTACCTCAACAGAACTCTTCCTGATCTTGCTAGAGTTTCCATTGACGGTCTTGTCATTTtttctg GTGTTCCAGGCCAACAGAGAGCTAAAGTTGCTGAGCTATCTAGATTCGGAAAACCT GCCAAATTGCGTAGCACGTCTTGGTGGATCAGATATTTTGTTCAGACTGGCTTAGAAGAAAACGAATCTGCCATCAAGAAGTTTGAGCAAGCTGCACTCAAGAAGTCATACAAACCAAGCTGTCAAGTTTTCCACCTCAGTGCATACCATTGA